CGCACCGCGATCGGCGCGCCGAGCAGCGCGCCGACCGCTGCCGACCACGGGCCCGCCGCGTTGATCACGATATCGGCGTGCCGCGGTCCGCGGGTGGTGTGCACGCCGATCAGCCGGTCGCCACGGCGCAGCGGGGCAACCACCTCGCAGGTGGTCTCCACCAGAGTTCCTGCGGCGACGGCGGATTCGAGCAGCGCGGTCGCCGCACCGGCGGGCTGCACCTGCGCGTCCTCGGGGTAGTGCACGGCGGCACACACGTCCCGGGTCAGCGCAGGCTCGGCGGCCGTGAGCTGGTCCGCGTCGAGTTGCTCGCAACGCACGCCCGCGCTCCGCTGACGTGCGGCGAATTCGGCCAGTGCGGCCGCGCCGGGCTCGGTGGTGGCAACGACGATGCCGCCCTTGGCTTCCCATTCGACGGCGGCCGCGTCCGCCGGGTGCCGTGCGCCGATCCGCGCGAGCACCTCCGGCCACAACCGCCGGGACAGCTGGGCGAGGCGCAGCTCGGGCCCGGGTCCTTTGTCGGATACGAGAACATTGCCTTCACCGTGTGCCGTGGTGCCCGAGGCGATCCCGCCCCGCTCGCAGACCCGCACCGAGGCGCCCGCCAGCGCGAGCCGGTCGGCGAGGGCGCAGCCGATCATGCCGCCGCCGATGATCAGCACGTCGGTGCCCCGCAGAGCAGGGGAGCGGGGCGGGAAATCGTTCATCGCGTCGGCGCTCCGTTCACCGACTGCGGCACGGAAAGCGGGTTGCCGGTGCGCAATTCGAGTGGCAGCAGGTCCTCCGGCACGGACTGATAGACCACCGGCCGCAGGAAGCGGGAAATCGACGCGGTGCCGACGGAGGTCGACGACGGCGCGGTGGTCGCCGGGTAGGGGCCGCCGTGCTGCTGCGCGTAGGTCACCGACAACCCGGTGGGCCAGCTGTTCCACAGCACCCGTCCCGCCACGTCGACGGCCGCCGCGATGAGCGCGCGGGTCGTCTCGTCCGCCTGCTCGCCGAACACCGTCGCGGTGAGCTGACCGCCCACCGCCCGGGCCAGGTCGAGCAGTTCGGCGGTGTTCCGGTAGGTGACCAGAAGTGTTGCCGGGCCGAACATTTCGTGCAACAGGCCGTCGCGATCGGCCAGCACGGCGCGGGCCGTCGTGGCGAGCAGCAAGGCCTCGTCCGGGCCGCCGCCCGCCAGCAGTTCGACGTCCGCGTGGTCGCGCACCTGCCGCACGACAGCGGCGAAACCCGCCGCGATCGCCTCGTTCAACAGCTCGCCGGTCGGCACGGGCCGGGTACGGATCAGATCGGACAGCGCGCCGAGGACCGGCGCGTCCGCGGGAACCGCGACCAGGCCCGGTTTGGTGCAGAGCTGACCCGCGCTCGAACTCACCGCGGTCAGCAGCCCCGCGGCGATTTCCTCGGCCCGGGTGCGCGCCGCCTGCTCGGTGACGAAGACCGGGTTGATCGAGCCGAGTTCGCCGTAGAACGGGATCGGCACCGGGCGCCGGCATGCCAGGTCGTAGAGCGCACGCCCACCCGCCGTCGATCCGGTGAACGCCGCCGCGGTGATCGCGGGATGGGTGAGTACCTGGACGCCGGCTTCGCGTCCGAGCACGAGACCGAAAGTGCCACTCGGCGCGCCACATTCGAGCAGCGCCTGCTCGATCAGGTCGGCGACCGCACGGGACAGGAGCGGATGCCCGGGGCTGGCTTTGACGATCACCGGGCATCCCGCGGCGAGCGCGGCCGCGGTGTCCCCGCCCGCGACGGAGAAGGCGAACGGGAAGTTGCTCGCCGCGAAGTTGAGCACCGGTCCGAGTGGAATGTTCATCCGGCGCAGGTCCGGGCGCGGCGCACCCATCGGCCAGTCCGGGTCCGCGGTGTCGATGCGCACGTCCAGGTAGCCGCCGTCGAGCACGGTCCATGCGAACAGGCGCAGCTGGAAGCCGGTGCGCTGTAACTCCGCGGTCAGCCTCGGCTCGGACAGGTGTGTCTCCCGCATCGCCAGGGCGATGAGTTCTTCGGCGTGCGCGTCCAGTCGATCCGCGATGCCGCGCAGTACCCCGGCTCGGTCCGCCGATCCGAGTGCGGCCCAGGGCTTTGCCGCCGCCGCGGCCGCCGCGACGATCGCGTCCACCGTGGTCTCGTCCATCGGTTCCTCCTCACGTGCCGTGTGCATCATGCAACCTTTCCGACCGTCGGGTCGGTTATTGATAGCCCTTGGCCAGCACGTCCCGGGTGGCGGCCGTGATCTTCGCCGCGAGTTCCTGTGCGAGCGGGACCCGTGGCGGCCGGCACTGCCCGCCGCGGCGGCCGGCCAGATCCATCGACAGCTTGATCGCGTGCACGAACTCGGTCTTGGAATCCCAGCGCAACAGCTTGTGCAGGTCGCGGTACAGCGGAAGCGCCTTGTCCAGGTCGCGGTTCACCGCGGCGTTGTAGAGCTCGACCGTCGCCTTCGGGATGGCGTTCGGGTAACCGGCCACCCAGCCGACGGCGCCGGCGATACCGAGTTCGAGCACCACGTCGTCGGAGCCGACGAGCACATCGAGTTCCGGTGCCAGTTCCTTGATCTCGTAGAAGCGCCGCACGTCGCCGGTGAACTCCTTGACGCCGACGATCAAACCTTCGGCGTGCAACTCGGCCAGCAGGTCCGGGGTCAGATCGATGCGGGTATCGATCGGGTTGTTGTACGCGACGATCGGGAGCCCGACCTCGGCGACCGTGCGGTAGTGATCGAGCACCGAGTCGCGACCGCCGCGATAGGTGTTGGGCGGCAACAGCATTACCGCCTGTGCCCCGGCGGTCGCGGCCTGCACCGCCCACTTGCGCGCCTGCAACGCGCCGTACGCGGCGATGCCCGGCATCACGGTGAACCCGGCGGGGGCGGCCGCGACGGCCGTGGTCACCACCCGGGCCCGCTCGTCGTCGTCCAGCGTCTGATATTCACCGAGCGATCCGTTCGGGCTGACCCCGTGGCATCCGTTCGCCGCCAGCCACGCGACGTGTGCGCCGTACGCGTCGTAATCGACCGAGTAGTCCGCCGTGAACGGCAGCGTCGTGGCCACCAGGACCCCGTGCCAAGGCTTGGCGGCAGCCGACGAGATCGATCCGGTCATAAGAGCCTCCCTCTGCGCGACGAGTCACGACCAGCGCCGCGATTCGCGTCATGTGACGTGTGACATTGCACAAGGTAACGGAGTGATCCCGCTCACGCAACAGGCGATGTGTGGTGGAGGTCACCCGCGGGAGGCGGGCGCGGAAACGACTCGGCCCCGTGTCCGCGCGACACGGGGCCGAGTGTTCAGCGGTTTATCAGAGCCCGCCGAGCAGGAGATGCAGGAGATTTCCGACAATTTCGACCAAACCGGCGACCAAGCCCATTGTTCTCTCCTTGTGGATCTGCGATTCGAAGAAGGGGTTCCTTTCTTCGAGATGGGAGCTTACCGAGGTGGATATTTCCGAGTGGTTACATATTGCTACGGCGAAGTTTCCGGATAAAAATAACGACCGGTACTTGTGCTCCGGTACGACCGGCATGCCCGTCTTGTGTGCATTGTGGCAAAAGCGCTGATGCGCAGGAGGTTTGACGGCCTATGCTTGAGGGTTTCGGGTTCGGGGCGGCCCCGGCTCGGGTGCCCGGTGGTATCGGCTCGTTCGCATTTGGAGTGGGTTGCTCTTCGTGAGAATTGCCGTTGGCGATTTACCGCCTGCATGAGTTTTGTTAAATATTCCGAGGAAATTCTTAATTCTGTTTCCGGCAATTTCTGGTCCGGTCGAATATTGCTCGACGGCGCACCCGCTCATGGATAGAATTCGAGGGTGATCGATGAGGAGTCCAGGCCGGCGACCGAGGGTTTCCACGCGGCGGTGGGGGAGCGCTTCGCCTCGTTCGATCCGGCCACCGGCGCAGTACTCGGTACCTATCCGGTGCACGGCGCCGCGGCGGTCGGCGCGGCGGTGCGCACGGCGCGTGCGGCCCAGTCATCCTGGGCCGCCGCGGGATTCGGCGAGCGCGCGCGGATACTTCGCGCTTGGCGGTCGGCGCTGATCCGGCGGCGTCGCGAGATCGAAGATCTGCTGCACGCGGAGAACGGGAAATCGCGGGCCGACGCGACGATCGAGGTCGTCGTCGCGGTACAGCACATCGACTGGGCGGCGAAGAACGCGCGAAAAGTCCTGCGCCCGCGTCGAATCGCGGCCGGCCCGTTCATGATCAATCATGCCGCCCTCCTGGAGTACCAACCGCTCGGGGTGATCGGCGTGCTCGGTCCGTGGGATTTCCCGGTTTTCGGGCCCGTCGGCACCGCCGCCTACGCGCTTGCGGGCGGAAATGCCGTGGTGCTCAAGCACAGCGAATACACGCCGGGGATCGGCGCGTGGCTGGCCGACAGCTTCGGCCGGATCGCGGGCGAGGACCGGCTGTTCCAGACCGTCACCGGCGCCGACGCGACCGGTACCGCGCTGTGCCGCGCCGGTGTCGACAAGATCAGCTTCACCGGTTCGCGGGCGACCGCGCAGCAGGTGCTGGCGACCTGCGCCGAGACGCTCACCCCCGTGCTCGTCGACGCCGGCGCCACCGACGCGATCGTGGTCGACGCGGACGCCGACCTGAACGCCGCGGCAGACGCGGCGGTGTGGGGCGCCATGAGCAACGCCGGGCAGGTCTGTATCTCGGTCGAGCGCGCCTACGTGCACGAGCGGGTCTACGACGATTTCCTGGACCGGGTCGTCACGCTGGCGCGCACCCTGAAAGCCGGTGTGGGCGAGAAGATCGGCCCGATCACGATGCCGGAGCAGGTCGCGATCATCCGGCAGCACATCGCCGACGCCATCGCCCGCGGCGGCAAGCCGGTGGTCGGCGGACTCGACGTGATCGGCGAGCGTTTCGTGCAACCCACGGTCCTGGTCGACGTGCCGGAGGACGCGCTGGTGGTGCGGGAGGAGACCTTCGGGCCGGTGCTGGTGGTCACCAGGGTCGCCGACATGGACGAGGCGCTGGCCAAGACCAACGCCACCGGCTACGGCCTCGGCGGCGCGGTGTTCGCCGGTGCGCACGGTACGGCAATGGCCCGCCGCATGCGCTCGGGGATGACCTCGGTGAACTCGGTGCTCGCCTACGCGGGAATACCCGGCCTGCCCTATGGCGGCGTCGGCAGCTCCGGTTTCGGCCGGATCCACGGCCCGGACGGACTGCGTGAGTGGACCGCCGCCAAAGCGATTACCCGGCAACGCTTTCCCGGCCCCGTGCGCACGACCACCTTCACCCGTCGCCCCCTCGACAACCGGGTGCTCGCGGGACTCGCGCGGGTGCTCTACGGCCGGTGACCCGGCTCTACCGGCTCCCCGCACCCGTTGTCACAGGACAGAACGGACGCGGTAGCACGGCGGGGTGCGTCAGGCGAGTACGCGCAACTCGCGCCCGACCTTCTCGAACACCGTCAGCGCGCGGTCGAGCTGGTCGGGTTCGTGCACCGCGGTAACCGTGGTGCGCATCATCGCCCGGTCGGCCGCCACCGCGGGCGCCAGCACGCAGTTGGCGTAGACACCTTCGTCCAGTAGGCGTTTCGCGAAACGCAGGCACAGCAACTCGTCACCGATCAGTACCGGCACGATGGTGGTGGTCGAGGTACCGGTGTCGAAGCCCAACTCCGCCAAGCCCGTCCGCCATCGTGCCGACAGCGCACGCACCTTCTTCACACGCTCGGGTTCGGCCGCCAAGATGTCGAGCGCGGCCGCGGCCGCGGCGACGGCGGGTGGCGGAATAGACGCCGAGAACAGTTGGGCGCGACCGTAATACCGCACCCAGTCGAGCAGATCGCGCGGCCCGGCCAGCCAGCCGCCCACCGACGCGAGACTCTTGGAGAACGTTCCGGTGAGGATATCGGCGCAGCCCGCCAGCCCGAGTTCCTCCTCGACGCCGCGTCCGGTCGCGCCGATCATGCCGAGGCCGTGTGCGTCGTCCACCGCGAGTGGGACCTGGTGGCGGTCGCACACCGCGCGAATCTCGGCCAGGCGCGCGATATCTCCGGACATCGAATACACGCCGTCCACCATCACCAGCGCGGGCAGCCCGTGTGCGTCGGTGCGCAGGCGCCGGTCGAGGTCGGCACTGTCGTTGTGCCGGAACTGGATCAGCCTGCACCCACCGATAGCTGCGCCGTCGTAGATGGACGCGTGGCACTGCTCGTCGACGAGTAGCACTGTGCCCGCACCCATGAACGCGGACAGCAAGCCGAGATTCGCCTGATATCCGGTGGTGAACAGGAGCGCGTCCGGCCGGCCGAGGAAACGCGCGAGGCGGCGTTCGAGCGCGCCGTGCGCGGGGGTGGAGCCGTTCATCAGCCGGGAGCCGGTGACGCTCGGCCCGTCCTCGAGAGCCGCCGCGGCGGTGGCCTCACGGACCCGCCGGTCCGCGGTCAAGCCCAGATAGTTGTTGGAACCCAACATGATCAGCTGCCGACCCTGATATCGGCAGGTGGCGCCATCCGAGTCGCTCAGGTCGGGGTAGAACGGCAGCAGGTCCGCCTCCTGCAACCGGCGCGCCAGATCGAAATCACGGGCCTTGGCCAGCACTCCGCCGCTGTTGCGGTGGGCCAGCGCATGACGACCACGCACGGACGCGCTGAGCTCCGCGTCGGCGAGCTCGTCGGCGGGCGGGGCGGCGGTTGTGCCGGGGTGCCTGTCGCGCACCGCATTCCGCGCGGCGTACTGATCCGGCAACACGCCGAATCGGTCTCGCAGCGTCGCGAGGTGGCGCAACCCGTCGAGGACCACCGCGGGCTCGACGCCGAAGTCGACCAGGCAGGCGATCTCGTCCACCCCGGCGGCCGCCAGCTCCGCGACCATCGTCGCGGCGTGTTCCGGAGTGCCGAGCAGTGCGCTGGTGTGGAAGTAGCGGGCGAACGCGTAGTCCAGCACCCGATCCTGTTCGGCCGCATCGAGATTGTTCAGCGGCTCCGCACCGCGTCGCCACAGATCGACCGAATCACGCAGATACTCCTTGAACGGCCGCTCGACCACCGCCCGGACCCGGTCCGCGTCGGGGTCGAGGAAGGTGTGCAGCATCAGCGTGACGTGGCCGGTGCGCGGGTCGTGGCCGTGGGCCGCACGAGCGCTGCGATAGGCCTCGATCTTGCCGCGCAGTTCGGCGATGTCCTGGAACAGCAGCGCGGTCAGGACATTCGCGCCCAAGGCGCCCGCCTGCTCGAAGCGGCCGACGCCGCCGCTGCACGTGATCCACATCGGCAGCTCGGACTGGACCGGTGGCGGGAAGGTCCGGATCGCTACCGGTTCTCCCTTCCCGTTCGGCAGGGTGAGCGACTCGCCGCGCCACAATCGGCGGACCTTGTCCGCGCCGGACAGCATCACCTGCTCGCGCTCGGCGTAATCGCCGGGGGCGAGCACGAAGTCGTCCGGATTCCAGCCGGTGGCGAACGCGATATCGACCCGGCCGCCGGAGAGATTGTCGATCATGGACCAGTCTTCGGCGACGCGTACCGGATCGTGCAGCGGCAGCACCACGCTGCCCGCGCGGATCCGGATCCGTTTGGTCGTCCTGGCCAGCACGCCACCGAGCACCGCCGGATTCGGGAACAGCCCGCCGAAGCGGTGGAAGTGCCGCTCCGGCAACCAGATAGCGCGGAAATCGTGTTGGTCGGCGAAGGCAGCGCTGTCGAGGAACAAGCCGTAGCGGTTCGCGTTGTCCCGCTGCGCGTCGCTGGCGAAGAAGAACAGGCTGAATTCGACCGGGGCGGTGGCGGATCGAGCCGGGTGGGCGCGGCGTTCCACTGCGCCGATGGCGCCGGTCGGCCTTCGCGCCACGATGTCGGCGGCCAGCTGCGCCGTCGTCAGCCCCTCGAACAGTCGCTCGGCCGAGACGGTGTAGCCGAACTCGCGCTCCACGAAGACGCCGAACTCGCCGGCTTTCACCGAATCCAGACCCACTGTGGTCAACGGCTTCTCGGTGTCCAACTCGGCGGCTGGGACGCCCGTGCGCTGGGCCAGCCAGCGCGCGAGCCGGGCCGGCACGCCCTCGGTGGGTGCCGTCGGGGTGGGCCGCGTGGCCTCGGCGAGGAACTCCTCCTTGGCCTTCAGCCGCTGTACTTTGCCACTGGTCGTACGCGGTAGCTGCCCTGGGGAGAGGAAGACCGCCGAGTGCAGGTCGAGACCGTAGGACTGCGAGATGGCTTGCCGGATAGAGGTTTCCAGATCTGCCAGGGTGCCGGCGAGCTTGTCGGCGTCCACTTCCAGCAGTACCGCGAGCGACTCCGTTCCGTCGACTTCGACGCCGACGGCCGCACACCGCCCTCGGCGCAGCGCGGGATGCCTTGTCTCGATGGTCCATTCGATGTCCTGCGGCGCGATGTTGCGTCCGCGGATGATGATCAGCTCCTTCACCCGCCCGGTGACGTAGAGCTCGCCGTCGCGCAGGAACCCGAGGTCGCCGGTGCGCAGATAGGTCGCCGGGTCGCCGGGCAAACGGGCTCCGAAGGCCGCCGCGGTCTCGGCGTCGCTGCTCCAGTAGCCGGCGGCGACACTCGGTCCGCTCAACCAGATCTCGCCGATCTCGCCCGGTTCGGCCCGCTGGTCGCCCGCCAGGCTCACGATGGCGGCGTCGCCGCCGGACAGCTCGCCACAGCTGACCACCTCGCGTCCGGCCAGCACGGTGGAACGCACGCCCGCGCCGCGCGGCGTCACGCTGACGAACAGGGTCGACTCCGCCAGCCCGTAGCCGGGCGTCAGACTCTGCGGCCGGAACCCCGCCGGTGCGAAATGGTCGGCGAAGCGTTGCAGCGCACGCGGATTGATCGGCTCCGCGGCGACGAACGCGACCTCCCAGCGGCTGAGGTCCAGGCCTGTGACCTCGGCGGCGGCGACCCGCCGCACGCTGTAGTCGTAGCAGACGTTCGGCCCGCCGCTGGTGGTGCCGCCGTGTTCGGAGATGGCGCGCAACCAGGTGAGCGGATCGCGGACGAAGGTCTCCGGGGACAGCAGCACCACCGGAAAGCCCGCGTAGAGCGGTTGCAGGAGACCGCCGATCAGCCCCATGTCGTGCTGCGCGGGCAGCCAGATGACGCCCTTGCTGTCGGTGGTGTGCCCGAAGGTTCGCTCGATGACCCCCAGATTGTGCATGAGGTTGGTGTGGGTGACCATGACGCCTCGCGGTGCGCGGGTCGAGCCCGATGTGTACTGAAGGAACGCAAGGCTTTCCGGTGCTACGGCTCCGAATTCGGTTGCGGTGCCGGATGGTTCGTCGTCGGCGAGCCATGCGATCCGCGCCAGTTGCGGGTACTGCGCACCCGCCGCCCGGATCCGGTCGAGTGCGGCGCGGGGTGCCATGATCGCCGTCGCCGCGCAATCCGCGGCCAGGTTCGCCAGCGCTGCGAGGTCCGAGAATGCCGCTCCGGGTTGATGATTCGCGACCGGCACCGGGATTCGCCCGGCCAGCATGCAGCCGAAGAACGAGGTCAGGAAGTGCGGGCCGAACACCGCGACGACGAGCACCCGATCGCCCGGTGCGCCGACCTCACGCACCGTCGTGGCGATATCCGCTGCCGCGGCGTACACCTCGCCGTAGCTCAGTGTGCGCGTATCGCCGGTGTCGGACAGGTACGTGAAGCCGGGCCGATCCGGTGTCTCGGCGGCTCGATCGGCCAGTAGCTGCGGAAGTGTCGCCGCACGGCGTAGCGCCACGGTCCCTCCAACGCGGCGATCATGGGCGCAAAGGGATCCCCGGCACGAACGACACGATCGCCAGTCTCGACTCCAAAAGCTTCCCGGCCAGTCAACAAGCTGTCGCAACCGGCGACAAGCCCCCACTTCCTCCGCCCGCGGCGTCGGTCCGGTGGCGGTGCCGGGCGAGGACGATGCCGGACGGTCCCGCCGACTCGCGTCGGTTGCTGCGCCTGGCCCCGGCAGCCGGGCCGGTGCCGTCGATACTTCGTGAATTCCTCTGACGCCCGGCGAATGTTGGCACTACCCTTGTTGGCAGCTAACGGCTTCACGCGCATACAGGATCGTGACAGGCCCGGCGTCCGGTGTGAACCCGGGTGGGCCACCATTCGAGTGAGTTCTCCCAATGACGAGGAACCACCATGGCCGCATGGGTCTGGTAGATGAGTCGGCCCAGGCGGGCAATTGCCGTACCGATCGAAAACGCTTCCATCCGTGACAGTGCTCGGGAGGACAACGTCATGCGCCGATCTCCATCGCAATTCGCCGCCCCGTCCGGTTTGGGGACCTCGGCGTTCCGAATTCCGGGTGCGGCGTCGCCGGCCGCCGTCGAATCCGGCGAAAACGCCGACATCGCTTGCGCTCTCACCGAACCACCGTCGATTCCCTTGGCGGAGCGCGGAATCGGTCGAACCCTGTTGCGCCCGGAACACGTTCGACACGACACCTGCGCGCCGCTGCCGTATATCGAGCGGGAATGGGGCGACGGGTCGCATTCGCCGCTGTATTGTCCGGCGACCGCGCGGATCGATGAGGAGTTGGGTGCGGAGGTCAATCGGCGGCTGGTCGCGTGGGCCGAAGACGTCGGTATCCACGAGGGTCGCATGGACAAGTTCCGCGACACCGGCTTCGGGCGGTTGGCGATGCTCACCCATCCCGACAGCGATGACCCGGACCTGCTGCTCGTCGCGGCGCAGATGAATGCCGCCTGGTGGGCGGCCGACGACTACTACGCCGACGAGACGCCGCTGGGCGCGACCCCGACGGAACTGCCGCCGCGGCTGGCGTTGGTGATGTCGGCGATGGACCCGCCGCCACCCGCGGGCCGCTTCACCGAACAGCTCGACGAGGCGGTGGCCGCGGATCCTGTTCTCGTGGCGCTGAAGTCGGCCACCGCGCACCTGTCCCGGCACGCGACGCCGTCCCAGGTGATGCGCGCGTGCAACACCACGTTCCAGATGTATGTGAGCTGGACCGCCTACGCGGCGTGGCGGTATCTCGAAACACCGCCGCCCGCATGGCGTTACCTCGCGGCACGACAGCACGACAGCTTCTACACCTCGATGACGCTGATCGACGTCGTCGGGAGCTACGAACTCACCGGAAACCTTTTCTACGCACCGCTTTTCCACCGCACGCTGATGCAGGCGGGGACGGCGTCGGTGCTCGTCAACGATCTCTATTCGGCCGAGAAAGAGGCGGCCGACGAACTCCCGGACTCCAACCTGGTGCTGTTGATCCAGGCCGAGGAGAGCTGTTCGCTCGACGACGCGATCGAACGCACCGTGGCCCTGCACAACGATTTCGTCCGCGGATTCGAGGCGAACCAGCGTGAGCTCGCCGCGATCCCGTCGCCGGAGCTGCATCGGTTCCTGCGCGGCGCGCAGGCCTGGATGGCCGGTGGTTTCGAATGGCACAGCGCCAGCAGCCGCTACAAGCGTGACGCGTCCGAATAGGCGATCGGTACTCTCGTCCAGGATTCGACCGGACGTGACAAGGAGTAGCGGGTGCCCATCGCACGCAGTAACGGACACAAGATCGCCTTCGAGGTGGTCGGCGACGGTCCGCCGGTGGTGTTGCATCCGGGCATGTTCCAGGTCGGGGCGCACTGGGCGACGGCGGGGTACACCTCGGTCCTCGCGGCCGACCACACGGTGATCACCGTGGATCCGCTGGGCCTCGGCGCGAGCGATGCGCCCGGCGAGACGGCGGACTACGCGTTGGCGCGGCGGGCCGACTACATCACCGCCGTGCTCGATGAGGTCGGCGTCGACCGCGCCGCCTTCTGGGGCTACTCGCTGGGCGCGCTGACCGGTTACGCCGTGGCCGTGCACGCCCCCGAGCGGCTCACCCGGCTGGTCGCGGGCGCGTTCGACCCCATCGACGGGTTCGGCTCGGCGCTCGCGCTGATGCGCGGTCAGCTGGAACTGCCCGCCGACGCGGACCTGTACCCGTTGATCGAGCAGGGTTCGCTGGCCGATCCCGGCCTCGCGGCGGTGATCGAGGCGGCGGACCCGGCGGCGCTGCGCGCCAATTACGCCGCGTTCTCCCGGGAGCCCGGCCTGAAGGACCGGCTCGCGGAGTCGGACGTGCCGATGCTCATGTACGCGGGTACCGAGGACATCTGGTTCGAGCCGATGCGGACCTTCGCCGAACAGACCGGCACGCCGTTCTGGGCGCTGCCCGCGCACGATCACGTGGCGTGCTGGAACAACGCGGCCGAGGTGCTGCGCCAGGTGGCGCCCTTCCTGGCCGGAGATCGCCGAGTCTGACGGCTCGTCCGGGCGTGCCCGGCGCGGGATCCGCGCCGGGCGGAGGATGATGGACCATCGTGCCCACTGATCCGAACACCCCCGATATCAAGCCCCGCAGCCGCGACGTCACCGACGGCCTCGAGAAAACCGCCGCGCGCGGCATGCTGCGCGCGGTCGGCATGGGGGACGCGGACTGGGGGAAATCCCAGATCGGCGTCGCTTCCTCGTGGAACGAGATCACGCCGTGCAATCTCTCGCTGGACCGGCTGGCCAAGGCGAGTAAGGACGGCGTCTTCGCGGGCGGCGGCTACCCGATGGAGTTCGGCACCATCTCGGTGTCCGACGGCATCTCGATGGGCCACGAGGGCATGCATTTCTCGCTGGTGTCGCGGGAGGTGATCGCCGACAGCGTCGAGACGGTGATGCAGGCCGAGCGCCTCGACGGCTCGGTGCTGCTGGCCGGCTGTGACAAGTCGCTGCCGGGCATGCTGATGGCGGCCGCGCGGTTGAACCTGGCGAGCGTTTTCCTGTACGCGGGCTCGATCCTGCCCGGCATAGCCAAGCTGTCCGACGGCAGCGAGCGCGAGGTGACGATCATAGACGCGTTCGAGGCGGTCGGCGCCTGCTCGCGCGGGCTGATGAGCCGGGCCGACGTGGACGCCATCGAACGGGCCATCTGCCCGGGCGAGGGCGCGTGCGGCGGGATGTACACCGCCAACACCATGGCCAGTGCCGCCGAGGCGATGGGCATGTCGCTGCCCGGCAGCGCCGCCCCGCCCGCGACCGACCGGCGCCGTGACGGATACGCGCGGCGCAGCGGTGAAGCGGTCGTCGAGTTGCTCCGGCGCGGCATCACCACCGCCGACATTCTCACCAAGGAGGCGTTCGAGAACGCGATCGCCGTGGTGATGGCGTTCGGTGGCTCCACCAATGCCGTGCTGCATCTGCTGGCGATCGCGCACGACGCGCGGGTCGATCTGACCCTGGAGGATTTCGCCCGGGTCGGCCGCCGGGTGCCGCATCTGGCGGATGTGAAACCGTTCGGCAAGCACGTGATGACCGACGTGGATCGCATCGGCGGCGTGCCGGTGATGATGAAGGCTTTGCTGGATGCCGGTCTGCTGCACGGGGATTGCCTCACCGTGACCGGCCGGACCGTGGCGCAGAACCTGGCCGAGATCGCGCCGCCGGACCCGGACGGCAAGGTGGTGCGGGCGATGCGCGCGCCGATTCACCCGACCGGTGGCATCACCATCCTGCACGGCTCGCTCGCGCCCGGCGGCGCGGTGGTGAAGTCGGCGGGTTTCGACTCCGACGTGTTCACCGGCACCGCAAGGGTTTTCGACCGGGAACGGGCGGCGATGGACGCACTCGAGGACGGCACGATCACCGCGGGCGACGTGGTGGTCATCCGCTACGAGGGGCCCAAGGGCGGGCCGGGCATGCGTGAGATGCTCGCCATCACCGCCGCGATCAAGGGTGCGGGGCTCGGCAAAGATGTGCTGCTGCTCACCGACGGCCGATTCTCCGGCGGCACCACCGGTCTGTGTGTGGGCCACGTCGCCCCGGAAGCGGTGGACGGCGGGCCGATCGCGTATGTCCGGGACGGG
This genomic stretch from Nocardia brasiliensis ATCC 700358 harbors:
- a CDS encoding MupA/Atu3671 family FMN-dependent luciferase-like monooxygenase, translating into MALRRAATLPQLLADRAAETPDRPGFTYLSDTGDTRTLSYGEVYAAAADIATTVREVGAPGDRVLVVAVFGPHFLTSFFGCMLAGRIPVPVANHQPGAAFSDLAALANLAADCAATAIMAPRAALDRIRAAGAQYPQLARIAWLADDEPSGTATEFGAVAPESLAFLQYTSGSTRAPRGVMVTHTNLMHNLGVIERTFGHTTDSKGVIWLPAQHDMGLIGGLLQPLYAGFPVVLLSPETFVRDPLTWLRAISEHGGTTSGGPNVCYDYSVRRVAAAEVTGLDLSRWEVAFVAAEPINPRALQRFADHFAPAGFRPQSLTPGYGLAESTLFVSVTPRGAGVRSTVLAGREVVSCGELSGGDAAIVSLAGDQRAEPGEIGEIWLSGPSVAAGYWSSDAETAAAFGARLPGDPATYLRTGDLGFLRDGELYVTGRVKELIIIRGRNIAPQDIEWTIETRHPALRRGRCAAVGVEVDGTESLAVLLEVDADKLAGTLADLETSIRQAISQSYGLDLHSAVFLSPGQLPRTTSGKVQRLKAKEEFLAEATRPTPTAPTEGVPARLARWLAQRTGVPAAELDTEKPLTTVGLDSVKAGEFGVFVEREFGYTVSAERLFEGLTTAQLAADIVARRPTGAIGAVERRAHPARSATAPVEFSLFFFASDAQRDNANRYGLFLDSAAFADQHDFRAIWLPERHFHRFGGLFPNPAVLGGVLARTTKRIRIRAGSVVLPLHDPVRVAEDWSMIDNLSGGRVDIAFATGWNPDDFVLAPGDYAEREQVMLSGADKVRRLWRGESLTLPNGKGEPVAIRTFPPPVQSELPMWITCSGGVGRFEQAGALGANVLTALLFQDIAELRGKIEAYRSARAAHGHDPRTGHVTLMLHTFLDPDADRVRAVVERPFKEYLRDSVDLWRRGAEPLNNLDAAEQDRVLDYAFARYFHTSALLGTPEHAATMVAELAAAGVDEIACLVDFGVEPAVVLDGLRHLATLRDRFGVLPDQYAARNAVRDRHPGTTAAPPADELADAELSASVRGRHALAHRNSGGVLAKARDFDLARRLQEADLLPFYPDLSDSDGATCRYQGRQLIMLGSNNYLGLTADRRVREATAAAALEDGPSVTGSRLMNGSTPAHGALERRLARFLGRPDALLFTTGYQANLGLLSAFMGAGTVLLVDEQCHASIYDGAAIGGCRLIQFRHNDSADLDRRLRTDAHGLPALVMVDGVYSMSGDIARLAEIRAVCDRHQVPLAVDDAHGLGMIGATGRGVEEELGLAGCADILTGTFSKSLASVGGWLAGPRDLLDWVRYYGRAQLFSASIPPPAVAAAAAALDILAAEPERVKKVRALSARWRTGLAELGFDTGTSTTTIVPVLIGDELLCLRFAKRLLDEGVYANCVLAPAVAADRAMMRTTVTAVHEPDQLDRALTVFEKVGRELRVLA
- a CDS encoding family 2 encapsulin nanocompartment cargo protein terpene cyclase, whose amino-acid sequence is MRRSPSQFAAPSGLGTSAFRIPGAASPAAVESGENADIACALTEPPSIPLAERGIGRTLLRPEHVRHDTCAPLPYIEREWGDGSHSPLYCPATARIDEELGAEVNRRLVAWAEDVGIHEGRMDKFRDTGFGRLAMLTHPDSDDPDLLLVAAQMNAAWWAADDYYADETPLGATPTELPPRLALVMSAMDPPPPAGRFTEQLDEAVAADPVLVALKSATAHLSRHATPSQVMRACNTTFQMYVSWTAYAAWRYLETPPPAWRYLAARQHDSFYTSMTLIDVVGSYELTGNLFYAPLFHRTLMQAGTASVLVNDLYSAEKEAADELPDSNLVLLIQAEESCSLDDAIERTVALHNDFVRGFEANQRELAAIPSPELHRFLRGAQAWMAGGFEWHSASSRYKRDASE
- a CDS encoding alpha/beta fold hydrolase is translated as MPIARSNGHKIAFEVVGDGPPVVLHPGMFQVGAHWATAGYTSVLAADHTVITVDPLGLGASDAPGETADYALARRADYITAVLDEVGVDRAAFWGYSLGALTGYAVAVHAPERLTRLVAGAFDPIDGFGSALALMRGQLELPADADLYPLIEQGSLADPGLAAVIEAADPAALRANYAAFSREPGLKDRLAESDVPMLMYAGTEDIWFEPMRTFAEQTGTPFWALPAHDHVACWNNAAEVLRQVAPFLAGDRRV